In the Clostridium sp. 'White wine YQ' genome, TACCTCAGTTTACGGACTAGGACAAATGCCAGATGATGTTAACATTACAGGGGCAGTACGTTGTGAAGCAGATTGGATGAATGGTAATGCAACTTGTAACTTCTGGAGATCAGTTGAAAATCTAGCAGTTAGCCCAACTTATGTATCAAATAACTTAACAACAGCAGGAACATTAACTTGGGCGGTATCACAAGCAGCACCAATGAGACGTGTTCATATAAAAGGTGGATTATCTTTATGGGATCCTTATGGAACAAACTATGATGGTGCTTGGTCAAGTGGTGGATTTATATCAGATTCAAAGGTAGATGGAACAATCTCATCTGGCTCACAACAACAATTCTTAACTAGAAATAGCCAAATGGGATCTTGGAATGGTGGAAACTGGAACATGGTATTTGTAGGTAATAATGGTGCACCAACTAATGACAGTTCTTTCCCATCAGTACCAAATACAGTAGTTGGTCAAACTCCTGTTGTTAGAGAAAAACCTTTTTTAACAATAGATAGTAATGGAAAGTATTCAGTATTCGTACCAGCTTTAAGGAGTAATTCTCAGGGAATTAGCTGGGCTAATGGAATGGGTCAAGGTACATCTATGTCGATAGATCAGTTCTATATTGCAAGATCAGATAGAGATACAGCTGCAAGTATTAATGCAGCACTTAATCAAGGGAAAAATCTAATATTTACACCAGGGGTATATCATTTAAGTGATTCCATTAAAGTTAATAATCCTAACACTGTAATACTTGGATTAGGTCTTGCAACTTTAGTTCCAGACAATGGAACAGCAGCCATGACCGTGGCAGATGTTGATGGAGTAAATATATCTGGTTTACTTTTTGATGCAGGTAGCAATAATTCACCAACATTATTAGAAGTTGGACCTTCAGGAAGCACACAAAACCATGCAGCTAATCCAACATCACTTAGTGATTTATTCTTTAGAGTTGGTGGAGCAGCAGTTGGTAAAGCTGATGTAAGCTTAAAAATAAACAGCAATAACGTTATTGGAGATAATTTCTGGGTATGGCGTGCTGACCATGGTGTAGATGGAGTAGGCTGGACAATAAATACAACAAAGAATGGTGTTGTAGTTAATGGGAATGATGTTACCATATATGGGCTATTTGTAGAACACTTCCATGAATATCAAACCTTATGGAATGGTAATGGTGGAAGAGTATACTTCTATCAAAGTGAAATGCCCTACGATGTTCCAAACCAAGCTTCTTGGATGAGTCATAATGGAACAGTAAATGGATATGCTTCATACAAAGTAGCAGATAATGTTACAACTCATCAGCTTTATGGTTCTGGAATATACTCATACTTTAGAGATGCAGTTGTTTCAGCCAATACTGGTATTGAGGTTCCAACTACTTCTGGAGTAAAAGTGCATCATGCTTGCTCAGTATATTTAACAGGTAATGGAGAAATTACTCATGTAGTAAATAATACAGGAGCAGCAGCAAAAGCAGGAAGTACTAGACAAACTGTAACTGACTATTAAAAATAATATAGGTTAAGTTAATATAACTCCCATAATCGTTCTTTAAAATATAATTTAAATAGTTGTAGTTTTAAATTTAAATGAGGAGTCATTAAAGGGCTCCTCATTTTTCTGCATAAAAATAGATGGATAGGAGGGAAAAAAATGATTAAAGGCTTAAGGAAAGTACGAAAAAATTATAAAAAAGCATTAAGCATGTTTATAGTAATATGTATTATTCTTGGAACTGAATTTACCCTTGGAATTAAGAAAGTAAAAGCTGTAACATCGTATCTGTTGTCATTAAATAGACCATGCTATGCTTCAAGTGTAAATGGAGGAGATACGGCAACTAGAGCAACAGATGGAGATATAAACACAGCATGGGGAGCAGCTTGGAATGTAGATAATCAATGGATCGATATAGATTTAGGTGC is a window encoding:
- a CDS encoding galactose-binding domain-containing protein, with the translated sequence MFKKGKKLLSTILSLSVFTSLFMGTTLITKAEPVNIALNKTATSSSNIAGSTASLAFDGNSSTRWESDWSDPQWISVDLGTSYNVTGVKLNWETAAAKDYKIQVSTDNASWVDAYTKTGGTGGTETLTFSTPTTGRYVRMYGTARTTGYGYSLWDFEVYGTAVTQSSNIALNKTATASSFLGGNTAALAFDSDNAGTRWESAFSDPQWISVDLGSTYNVTGAKLIWETAAAKDYKIQVSSDNSNWVDAYTKTGGTGGTEAITFGASVTGRYVRMYGTTRTTQYGYSLWGFEVYGTAVVANKVSTPAITPSNGSYTSAQSVTISDSTSGSTVRYTTDGSNPSATNGTVYSGAFTVSQTTTVKAIAYKSGMTDSDIATSFITIGSSSNVDFGPNVKIFDPSMSSASIQSTVDTIFNQMQSNQFGSERYALLFKPGSYNVNVNVGFYTSVYGLGQMPDDVNITGAVRCEADWMNGNATCNFWRSVENLAVSPTYVSNNLTTAGTLTWAVSQAAPMRRVHIKGGLSLWDPYGTNYDGAWSSGGFISDSKVDGTISSGSQQQFLTRNSQMGSWNGGNWNMVFVGNNGAPTNDSSFPSVPNTVVGQTPVVREKPFLTIDSNGKYSVFVPALRSNSQGISWANGMGQGTSMSIDQFYIARSDRDTAASINAALNQGKNLIFTPGVYHLSDSIKVNNPNTVILGLGLATLVPDNGTAAMTVADVDGVNISGLLFDAGSNNSPTLLEVGPSGSTQNHAANPTSLSDLFFRVGGAAVGKADVSLKINSNNVIGDNFWVWRADHGVDGVGWTINTTKNGVVVNGNDVTIYGLFVEHFHEYQTLWNGNGGRVYFYQSEMPYDVPNQASWMSHNGTVNGYASYKVADNVTTHQLYGSGIYSYFRDAVVSANTGIEVPTTSGVKVHHACSVYLTGNGEITHVVNNTGAAAKAGSTRQTVTDY